From one Salmo salar chromosome ssa09, Ssal_v3.1, whole genome shotgun sequence genomic stretch:
- the LOC106612655 gene encoding unconventional myosin-Ic isoform X4 yields MESALTARDRVGVQDFVLLENHTSEAAFMENLRKRFKENLIYTYIGSVLVSVNPYKDLEIYTKNHMERYRGVNFYEVSPHIYAVSDNSYRSMRTERKDQCILISGESGAGKTEASKKILQYYAVTCPASDQVETVKDRLLQSNPVLEAFGNAKTLRNDNSSRFGKYMDIQFDFKGAPVGGHILNYLLEKSRVVHQNHGERNFHIFYQLIEGGEEDLLRRLGLERNPQQYQYLVKGNCPKVSSINDRSDWKVVRKALSVIGFNEDEVEELLNIIASVLHLGNIQYGGEDSGNAYITTDTQIKYLARLLGVDGLVLKEALTHKTIIAKGEELKSPLNLEQAASARDALSKAVYGRTFTWLVNKINVSLAYKDETHKNASVIGLLDIYGFEVFQHNSFEQFCINYCNEKLQQLFIELTLKSEQDEYEAEGITWEPVQYFNNKIICDLVEEKFKGIISILDEECLRPGDASDFTFLEKLENTVGGHAHLTTHKLADGKTRKVMGREEFRLLHYAGEVNYNVNGFLDKNNDLLFRNLKEVMCMSDNKILTQCFDRAELKDSKRPETAATQFKTSLAKLMEILMSKEPSYVRCIKPNDAKQAGRFDEVLIRHQVKYLGLMENLRVRRAGFAYRRHYETFLQRYKSLCPETWPSWQGKLADGVSTLVKHLGYKPEEYKLGRSKIFIRFPKTLFATEDALETRKHSLASKLQSSWKGYNQKTKYRKLRSSAVVVQAWWRGILACRRAQRRRQAANTIRRFIKGFIYRHNERCPENEYFLDYVRYSFLMKLRRNLPKSVLDKSWPTPPTALIEASEQLRKLHMQNMVWGYCKRINPEWKHQLEQKMVASEIFKNKKDNYPQSVPKLFMGTRLNGEEINPKVLQSLGSEKMKYAVPVTKYDRKGYKARPRQLLLTSNCAVIVEEAKLKQRIDYAALKGISVSSLSDGVFVLHVPTEDKKQKGDVVLQSDHIIETLTKVAICADKVNSININQGSITFTVGQGKEGIIDFTSGSELLVAKAKNGHLSVVSRNNGGI; encoded by the exons ATGGAGAGTGCCCTGACGGCCAGGGACCGGGTGGGTGTACAGGACTTTGTCCTGCTGGAGAACCACACCAGCGAGGCGGCCTTCATGGAGAACCTCCGCAAGCGCTTCAAGGAGAACCTCATCTAT aCGTACATCGGCTCAGTCCTGGTGTCGGTGAACCCCTACAAGGATCTGGAGATCTACACCAAGAACCACATGGAGCGCTATCGAGGCGTCAACTTCTACGAGGTCTCTCCCCACAT cTACGCGGTGTCTGACAATTCCTACCGGTCCATGCGGACGGAGCGTAAGGACCAGTGCATCCTCATCTCAGGGGAGAGCGGTGCCGGCAAGACGGAGGCCTCGAAGAAGATCCTGCAGTACTACGCCGTGACCTGTCCCGCCAGCGACCAGGTGGAGACGGTCAAGGACCGCCTGCTGCAGTCCAACCCTGTCCTAGAG GCTTTTGGAAACGCCAAAACGTTGCGCAACGACAACTCCAGCCGCTTCGGCAAATACATGGACATCCAGTTTGACTTCAAG GGTGCTCCGGTAGGGGGCCACATCCTCAACTACCTGCTGGAGAAGTCACGGGTGGTGCACCAGAACCACGGCGAGAGGAACTTCCACATCTTCTACCAGCTGATTGAGGGGGGTGAGGAGGATCTGCTGCGGCGCCTGGGCCTAGAGAGGAACCCCCAGCAGTACCAGTACCTCGTCAAG GGGAACTGTCCCAAGGTGAGCTCCATCAATGACCGCAGCGACTGGAAGGTGGTGAGGAAGGCTCTGTCTGTCATCGGCTTCAACGAGGATGAGGTGGAG GAGCTGTTAAACATTATTGCCAGTGTTCTTCACTTGGGCAACATTCAgtatggaggagaggacagcggCAATgcctacatcactacagacacacagatcAAATACCTGGCTAGG TTGCTAGGTGTGGATGGCTTGGTCCTGAAAGAAGCGCTAACACACAAAACGATCATCGCCAAAGGGGAAGAG CTGAAGAGCCCTCTGAACCTGGAGCAGGCGGCGTCGGCGCGAGACGCGCTGTCTAAGGCCGTTTACGGCCGCACCTTCACCTGGCTCGTCAACAAGATCAACGTCTCCCTGGCTtacaag GATGAGACCCATAAGAACGCTTCAGTCATTGGCCTCCTGGATATCTATGGTTTTGAAGTCTTCCAGCACAACAG TTTTGAGCAGTTCTGCATTAACTACTGCAATGAGAAGCTGCAGCAGCTCTTCATCGAGCTCACCCTCAAGTCTGAGCAGGATGAGTACGAAGCAGAGGGCATCACG TGGGAGCCTGTGCAGTATTTCAACAACAAGATCATCTGTGATCTGGTGGAGGAGAAGTTCAAAGGCATCATCTCCATTCTG gaTGAGGAGTGCCTGAGGCCAGGGGATGCCAGTGACTTCACCTTCCTGGAGAAGTTGGAGAATACTGTGGGAGGCCACGCCCACTTGACAAC TCACAAGCTGGCCGATGGAAAGACCCGGAAGGTGATGGGCCGAGAGGAGTTCCGACTGCTGCACTACGCTGGAGAGGTCAACTACAAcgtcaatg gCTTCCTGGACAAGAACAACGACCTCCTCTTCAGGAACTTGAAAGAG GTCATGTGTATGTCTGATAATAAGATTCTGACCCAGTGCTTTGACCGGGCGGAGCTGAAGGACAGCAAGAGACCTGAGACG GCAGCGACCCAGTTCAAGACCAGCCTGGCGAAGTTAATGGAGATCCTGATGTCCAAGGAGCCGTCGTACGTGCGCTGCATCAAGCCCAACGATGCCAAGCAAGCAG gacGGTTCGACGAGGTTCTCATCAGGCATCAGGTGAAGTACCTGGGTCTGATGGAGAACCTCCGCGTGAGGAGAGCTGGCTTTGCCTACCGCCGCCACTATGAGACCTTCCTCCAGAG GTATAAGTCCCTGTGCCCGGAGACCTGGCCTAGCTGGCAGGGCAAGCTGGCAGACGGAGTCTCCACACTGGTCAAACACCTGGGTTACAAACCTGAGGAGTACAAACTGGGCAG ATCCAAAATCTTCATCCGTTTTCCAAAGACCCTGTTCGCCACAGAGGACGCGCTGGAAACGAGGAAACACAGCCTCG ccagCAAACTGCAGTCATCCTGGAAGGGCTACAACCAGAAGACCAAATACCGCAAACTCAGATCATCAG CGGTGGTGGTCCAGGCGTGGTGGAGGGGCATCCTGGCCTGTAGGAGGGCACAGCGCAGAAGGCAGGCCGCCAACACCATCCGCAG GTTCATCAAGGGCTTCATCTACCGCCATAATGAGCGTTGTCCTGAGAATGAGTACTTCCTGGATTATGTGCGCTACTCCTTCCTGATGAAGCTGCGCAGGAACCTCCCCAAGTCAGTCCTGGACAAGAGCTGGCCCACGCCGCCGACCGCCCTCATCGAG GCGTCGGAACAGCTACGTAAACTGCACATGCAGAACATGGTGTGGGGCTACTGCAAGAGGATCAACCCCGAGTGGAAACACCAG TTGGAGCAGAAAATGGTGGCCAGTGAGATCTTCAAAAACAAGAAGGACAACTACCCCCAAAGTGTCCCGAAGCTCTTTATGGGCACAAGACTCA ATGGAGAGGAGATTAACCCCAAGGTGTTGCAGTCACTTGGCAGTGAGAAGATgaag TATGCAGTCCCAGTGACCAAGTACGACAGGAAGGGCTACAAGGCGCGACCAAGGCAGCTGCTGCTCACCTCCAACTGTGCCGTCATCGTGGAGGAGGCCAAGCTCAAGCAGCGCATCGACTACGCCGCTCTCAAAG GTATCTCAGTCAGCTCTCTCAGTGATGGTGTTTTCGTACTGCACGTGCCCACTGAAGACAAAAAACAGAAG GGAGATGTGGTGCTTCAGAGTGACCACATCATCGAGACCCTGACCAAAGTGGCCATCTGTGCCGacaaggtcaacagcatcaacaTCAACCAGGGAAG tatAACTTTCACGGTGGGCCAAGGTAAAGAAGGGATCATAGACTTCACCTCTGGCTCTGAGCTGCTGGTTGCCAAGGCGAAGAATGGCCACCTCTCAGTGGTGAGTCGGAATAACGGAGGGATATAA